ataaaaaagaaGGAGTATTGGTACGGGTGCTGCTACAGTCACTGATTAACCTAAAGCTCTGGACTGCTGTTGATAACAATGTACACTGAGACATATAGATACATAAAGCGCAGGTTTGTAGGCTCACTGGTAAGGTTCTTGGCACCGCCTTTGGTGTTCGTGCCACTTGCCTCGTCTCAGCTGCAGGGAGAACTGAAGCTTCAAGTATGGAGGAATCAGTACTATATTCTCTCTTCTAAACCGATTTGGTACACTTGTCGTGAGCCTAGCAGAACACTcatcatagatatatatactgtatattatattatatatatatatggctcATTAtatttcacatacagtacagcgtTAAGACATTCTGTGTTGTGCTACTGATGGCAATATTGTGATGTTTCACTAAAACAACAAAAGTGTGGATCCTATGCAATTTTTTCATGAGATTCACCACTTCTGCCTTCTGTGAGTTACTCTAGCCAGGGAGAAGTGAAACAGGCTGAATCTAAATCTAGTTATATCCAGTATTTCTAACAAGCCTTCAAGCAAGGGAAGCTTCTGTGCCTGAAGCTCTGTCGATAAGTAACATTAAAAGCTGTTATGTATCAGCACTTATCTTCAAATCTTAAACAGCCTGGCATCAGCCACAGTATGCGAGAACTTCTAGTCCTGATTGTAATCAGTTTCCTGGGTGTGATTTCAAATGAAAATACCCTTTTATTAAAGTCATTTATATCAGCACCAGCTCAATTAAAATTCCCTGGTGATGACTAACAGGAAGCAGTAAACTCAACAGTCATCAGATGCTGGTAAGGCCTCAAGGTACAGATCGTGTCCACACCTCTCtgatctcactcacacacacacacacgcacaataactcctcaattgaccgatcccaaggcCCAAGCATGCTATCTGTGGTGCTAGCATGATGACCAAGAGATGAGGCTTCTCCCTTTTGTCTGTTGATTTGTGACCTCTCTCTTACCTCTAGTCtaagcttaaaggagaattccggtgtgatattgacctaaagtgtgttgaaacatgataccgagtgtgaacgtatgtctcatagctcacctcggcttgtcccctgcactgagaaatctggcgctagttagccaatgctaccaacagtgtttcgttgcggtgcctcgggcatcggcctagccatgcaaataaatcactgttttacaccatttacgaggctcaaagtagctccatacttcattggtagacttccgagggccttgacatttaaaacgagacattgagaactttgaaaaagcactggtagtttatttacaagacaatttatacacacagtaccttaaggaattttaccgttcaacgccatcttgaatttagtcacgataagtcgagcgacgagtacgaacgaacaggtatgataagggatcagattccaaaaataattctgtggaattgcatggattccagttgctgctactggaagcaactgaatccatgcatttccactgaattattttcaagccgaggtgagctatgagacatacgttcatgTTTTAACACagtttaggtcaaaatcacaccggaattctttAATATAACCATCCACAGCACAATGAATGGTTTCTGGGCAAAATATGTCCCTTTGTCTCCCAATAGCTGGCCATCCAGTGCCATGTAATATCACTTGGACATTAACAGAGATTAGCAAACTATGCTAGCTAGAAGGCTGAAGGCGGCCGCTTGTCCGACCTTTTGCGTTTGATGGGCAGGCTGGGGATCGGTCAGTTACTCctctatttgtctttgtaaataaatactgttaacagatacacagacatgaGCACAGTGAGGGCCTCTGAGGCACCATTGAGTTCAGGGAGAGTGCCACTGAGTGCCACTTTTCTACTCctctccactagatggcactccTAGTGTCACACATtgagtgttgggggggggggggggggtaatccaTAATCCATCCTCACTTCTCTCCACTAGATGGTGCTCCGCTCCAGGGGGAGAGGGATGGGAGGGATTGAgatgggagaggggaggaacGTCAGCTAAGCCACCTTCATTTCTCTCCTCTAGATGGCGCTCCTGGTGTTGCGCGCGGGTGGCGTTGACTTGAGTCGAGGggggaagagggagaaggaggggtcgaaaggggaaggggagggaggtCCGCTACGCCTCATCTCCTCTAGATGGCGCTTCTGGTCTCGCGTGCGGGTGCCTGTGCGCCGCTGGCACCCGATGTGGCAACGCCGCTGCTGGCGGCCTCGTCCATGCGGAACACGACGGTGCTGGAGCGGGGGCACTCGGCCTCGTGCGGAGACACCCTCCGCCACACGGACTCTTTCAGAGCCAGCTCCTGCTGCAGGCTCTCGTAATCCATGGGTGTGAAGATCGGCTgctggggggaggaggggaggggttgAGTGCGTTGGGCAGCGAAGAGGGGGGGGAGGACACGTTAGTCTGGATCTACTGACACTAAAAGCGTgtatgctcatgtgtgtgtcaaagcgaaaccaagcaaaacaaaacaaattaacaaagagagagataaaagaaagaaagaaagaaagaaagaaagaatgaaagaaagaaagaaatacagaCAGCCGGACAGAAGACCTGCAAAAGTAATGCACTTTGTAGACCTGCAAAAGTAATGCACTTGAGGTGGTCTCTGGCAGCGTATGTGATAATGTGAGGCACAGAGTGGGTTGGGAGAGGGTTACCGGTGGAGAGAGATCAGCTGTAGTGAGAGCTTATGTCAAAGTGTCATGTGTGTTAAAGGCACTGGGGTGAGCGGGAAGCAAGAGACATAGCAGTTTAATGTAAAAAGATTAATGCTGCAATAATATAAGCCTCCAGAAGGGGGCATTAACGTCCAAACTAGACATGCAAAGCTTGACATTGCTGACCAAAGGAAAACCATCCTGAGCTGGGAGCTCACACATTGAACATGCTCGAGTCCTTCATCTCTTGGTTGTCATGGCAGCacgtcaacataaaaaaaaaaaatcacaccttgcGCTGGGCATAGCAGTCATTTGGTTGGCACGAACAGGACATTCAGAGCGGGCACAGGGAAGATGAGTTAAAAGGACAGAGGCGCCCGAGATGTGCAAAACCAAAACCAAAACTCACTCTCTGGTCGCCGCCCTCCCGGCGTGGGTCCAGCTTCTTGGCGAAGTGCCTCAGGTTGTCGTAATTGTGGAAGTTGCAGAGATGCACCAGGTCCTGGGGACGCACAAGGACCAACCACAGATTCAGAGAGGAGGCGCTcaggatgatgtgtgtgtgtgtgtgtgtgtgtgtgtgtgtgtttctgcagtcTGTCTGCCAGTTCCACCATTCCTATATTCTTCATCTAATCATAGCTCTCTCCAAGGATGCTTCCACATAAGCAGAAGCAACAGCAGCAAACTAGTGAGAGAATACCCTACTGAATATCTTATAAACAGATCTCAGGATTTGTCCTCATATGCTTTAAGTTGATCAGAGAACTCTGACGGCATATTTAGATTAAACAGCTTTAAACTGATACTTCTGAGGGAATAAACTGCTGAGGGTTTAatatgggaagagagagaggagagctcaGAAAATATACTGGTGCAAATCTCATCTCACACTTTATGGTTtcacttacccccccccccccctcataaaTCAACAGCCTAGCAAAGCCTCTATATTTCTACTGTGCTTTCTGCCCACTCCTGAAATGTGGCAAAAAGTACACTTTAAATCACAGAGGAGAGAAGGCCGCTGGCCACCCCCCTGCTGTCGCTTCTGAAGCGTATTTCTCTTTAATGGCCCTCACCTGATACATCGCCTGGAGCTTGCTTAAGGGATCTATTTCAATTTGTTTGGGTTTGCCATGCGTACAGTGCAAAAGGCATTAcaacattatattatatttaagaTGGTTTTGTTGGTGTTAAAACtaattacattttttacatttttttcttgAATGGTTGTGGCTTTATTAACCAACATTCTCTGCTGCTGCAACTCCTCCAGCAGCCACTAGGTGTCACATGCGCAGAGCTATCAGCAGCAAACTACTGCTGCTGAGTGAGTCGTGACTGTGACTGACGGTGCCCGTACCGTGCAGAACTGGATGCCGCGTACGCTGTTGCCAAGCTTGTCCAGAGGTGGAGACCAGCACATGATGCCCATGACGTTGGGTACCACCAACAGGATGCCCCCAGCCACTCCAGATTTAGCTGGCAAGCCCACCTGAAATAGACCGACAGGGGAGACGTGTGTGAGGAGAGcaatacgtaagggataatggacgacacggtggtctgttcacagaagttattgcacggtcgaggttgtaaaacggccccgacgcgaagcggagggccgtttaaacctcgtagtgcattaacttctgtgaacagaccaccgtggagtccattatcccgcttattccactgttgccacttgcgttgtgttcatttcctgttacaatttaaacgttttaatagctaaaactgtcttgtttgtagaactaatttcttccgacacatatcaactaatttcccAACTCACAGGataaactgccgttactagttctaaatggatggttgctacggccaaaggccagtcgttagttctatctctcccgttgtcaagcgggcgtatcccaagattctgatgaactttagctttgaaacatcgcttttacttagcctgctgtcatccatctagctaaaagccacctccgtcatatgctacaatgttgcaatgttctgaacgtctgcattttacagctcggatgcaacgtgacagttcatttaaacttcacaacgagttcggcgaattaatatacaagtgtgatacggccaaaaaaatggatctacttcataggtgtgcagataacatacggttaatggtcgttctaaattacgtaggacaatgggaaattcaacaaagcagtggaataataTTACATATTACCACAAGGTGGCGTGCAACACCATTGTCTTTGAATTACGTATACACAGCATAAACATATAATTGTTTGTCTGTTATCTCTGTGTCTTGTTATGTTGCTCTAATGTAATGTCTTCATTGCATGCAGTGTGATGCCCAAGATGAGCGTCCCTCCTTGGAGACAATAACGTTCATCTGATCTGATCTCAACACAGTGTTAAGACTGGAACTGAGTCGGTGCCCACATGAGAGGGGTGTTCTACGCTTCTGAGTTCTGACATTCCATTACAACTCTTCACATCAGTGCCGACTATTACAATTCAGTTCTGTCCATGGTTCATTGAATGCTTGTCAGTAAGAACTTGGGCGCCAGTGTGTGTGGGGCAAGTGACAGTTCCTCTTGGAATGTTTACTCATGTCAGCCAGAGTGTGCAATGGGGGTTACGACCGGAGGAGAGCAAACATGTGCTACATTCTAAAAATGTAGCATGAGGGTGTGCAGACACTATTAAATGGAGGAAGAAAAGGGGGCTTCAGTTGAAACCAAGTCCATATACTAATGAAGTTGTGTGACAATaaaactacttgaacttgaactaatGAAGCTGTGGTGAgttatatggtgtgtgtgtgtgtgtgtgtgtgtgtgtgtgatactcaCGTGGAAAGCGAATTGCCCAGAGAAGTCGTACATGCCGCAAGAGTGCATGAGACTCAATGTGTTCCGCACAGCTTCAGGGTTTAGCACACGCTCTCCTGTGATTGGACAGAAGCCACCATTGGCCAGCGTGGCAGCCATAACGCTGGCGCTCTCACATGTCACCTCAATCGAGCACAGCTGAgaacagcaaaacacacacacacattatgattaagatacacacacacaaatgaatgatGCAGAACTATTTCATCAAACACCTCAACACACCACATCGATCGAACACAGCTGActggcaaaaacacacacatacacacatgatttagagaccacacacacacgtgtgtcatGTTAATCTGTTTCATCAcaaccttaacacacacacacacacacacacacacacacacacacacacacacacacacacacacacacacacacacacacacacacacacacaaagacttctAGTGAAATTAGCCCACTGCAGTGGAGCACCCACTTCAAGGCCATGTGTCACTCAAGCAGTGCTTGCCATAGAATAATAACTGTGCCTATTGTGGCTAGTGGCTAACgggctgggctagcatgcagtagcctgaaaggctgtgggttcaattcccggcctCTACcgttgcccttgagcaagacatgTAACCCTGAGCTGCTACtgtatgtaagtcgctttagataaaaagcatctgctaaatgaatatgaGAGCAGCCTGAGTTACCCGGACTCACCTGGAAGTAAAAGTCCAGGATGGCGGTCATGTCCGTCCCCTCTGGGAAACACTACAGCAGAGAGAAAATAGTCAGGAACCACTCAACAGTGAGCTGCAGCTCGGTACGGAGAAAGATGCTGAAGGCCAAAAGATAtatagagaagaagagaggagcagggaggaggagaggagaagaaagaaggaTAGACAGATGTAggtgagagagaacagaaaggaggagaagaaagagagagatgagatgaaggCTGTCAGAGCCAGAGAGTGCAGGTGTCTTCACCTTTTTCTCTTTCAAGTAATAGCCGATGGCAAAGTTCCTGTCACCAGACAATCGCTCCGACTGGAACCTGTAGAGgtcgaaagaaagaaagaagttgtcagaataaaaaaaaatgggattTCACTTGGTGTGAGGGCTCATCTCAGACTAGCCATCCTGAAATCTGAGGATGTACACAAACGTCCTGGCATAAAACACCtggcataaacacacatacacacatttgctgAAAAAAGCTTTATCAGGAGAGCACTTACGTGGCATTACTGAAGCCTACATATTCATTTCCTGCCAGCTTATTCATGAAGTTCATGACCTGCGGAAGAACCCCCATGACTATTAAACTCAACCTCCGTCACAAGCGTTCATCAATCGACTGATATTACTTATGTGAGTACACTTACATAATCAAACTTCTCTGCGTTGCTTGCTCCTGACtggaaaacaaaaaagagagaggagaagtatGGATTAAagtttcacacacatactcacacagacaccatATAAACACAGTATATCTTACAGCGTACGTCTAACATTACTACAAATGTGTACCACTATCGCTAGAAATCAATTTAGCCGTACCATTAGCCAGAACACAAAAACAAGATCATAAATCCTGAACAAGAAGACGTTAATAACACCGAGCAGTGATATGATTAATATTTCATTAGACAGACATCACTAATTAAATTCTATGACTCAATCATTTGCTTCAGGCGGTCTGTATAAAATAGACTGTAGTTAGTTTGGGGGGTGTATGGTGAAAGGAAGTCCACAGACTCAAAATACAGGGGTTTAAAATGAAACTGTTTAAACGTAGGACAGAAAATGGCAGTGTGCGTGAGCAGGTTCCAATGTATCCAATTATAAAACGTGTGTATTATTCATGAATTCATAAATCTTTTCTACATTAAAGAGCTCACATCTGCAAAATAAGTAAGGCAGAGATGATCGTAAACTATGGTGAAACAGGAGCTATGGTGTGAAGCAAATACAATGAGTATGTTTGTGAATGCGTTTGGAAGTTAAGCCAACCGTCTCCTTTCAGAAGACTGTTTTATTTAAGTACACCAATGTTTTTCCTAGCACAATCACTAGTGCCACTGCAGCAAGCATGAGGCACAGGATGCAGGTACTATACGCAAGGCAATTAATCAAAATAGTATACTAGCATGAAAAAGTAGTATCCTCCTTACTACTAACAGTAGCCATAAACTACTGTATGCTCTGTAACTGAATATTCTACCATGCAGTTGCATTCTATGACAGAATGcgatatatgtatatatatagtttTAAAATACAGTTATGTTTAGCTTTTACAGTCTGGCCAATTACATGTCTTTCCTAGTGCAGAATACTAGAGGGCAGTATTGCACTAAACTGATAAGATCAGTAAGCTCACACGAGAGAGCTATTTTACACACCATAGTGAAGAAATCTCATTAGACATGTAGGTTTATTGGGAGTGGTTGATAATGTGAAAGTTGTTGGGTTGACTGGGGATTAAAATACAGGATATAGGCTAGTGCTAGTTTTTCAGTTATACAATGCTAATATACTTAGGGTGATAGCACACACTTCAGTGATAAAGTGTGTCTCTTAGAAAAGATGCACCCTACATAGGATGCACAACTTCAGATCTAAGGAAACAGggctaagagtgtgtgtgtgttattaggaAACAATATGAATGATTAGtgtgcaaaaacaaaaaagcagatTTTCTTGACTACTACAGATTTTTAGACTAAAGTGTATCCTCTAGTCACCTATGATCCACTATttttcaatctttttttaaTGCAGTCAATCTTTTTTCAATGCAGGGGAAAAAACAATTGAAAGGAAAAAAATTACCAACGTCATTGACCTGTTGCAGAGGTCAAAATTTCCCACAGATCCTAATGCTGCAAAAATATATTCACAACACATAAAACCACAGAGGAAGAACCTTGACAGAAAAGCACATTTTATACAATTTTCCAAGGTTAAGCCTGAGGtccacagtccacacacacataccccatgCAGGCCTTGTGAAGACACATCTACCACTACTCTACTGCAACAGACCAATCAGCCATCACACAGCCAGATGTGGGCCAGGGGACAGGAAGGGGAGGGTTATAGGCCCAGCCCAACCATGCAAGAGTGCCACCTGGTGGTTAGGAGTATATGTGGGTATGAGGAGAAATATGGTGCTATGCAGGCTATGCAAAATTTTGATTTCCTGTCGACGTTTAAGTCTTAACTGCATTTAATCACTGACTTAGAGCAGACAGATACATTATTAAGGCATTGTATTATTTAAGAGAGTTCATATTCTGTAAAATTCTGGCCTTTCCTGGTACTGCTCTAGGAGGGGAAGTGgaggagtgagatttggtggcgTGGCAAAACATTATTACGAACGTAACACGGCAAACTGCACAGCCGTTTAATCCGGCGCCTGCACCGTGCCCCGCTCAACCGGGAGTggcgaggggagagagagagagcgagcccaGCATTACACTGCTCCCTGTGATGGCAAGAGTGCGAATGAAGGGAGAGAcaaaagatggagagatagagagaaaaagaaagagaggttgCAGGCACACTGCACTTTCACTTGATGCTGAATGCACAACACTGCCTGGCCACAGTAAGGGGACCTGGTGTGCGTGGAACTGGGAACTTCCTCATCATTCCGGGAACTCTTACAGGACTCTGCTGCTCCCGGAGAGTTACGACCTGAACCAAAACTGGGAGACAGAGAACTTGGAATTCTAATTCTCTCCAGCTTTGATCTACGTGCTTTATCAAATTTCACAGAATAATGATGCCATCTTTGACATATAAGATAACAACTTTCTTGtaattgtttattattattattattactttgttttgtttttggtggaTAAACCCAGTTTGGTAAACTGCTATTTTAAGATAATAATGTCCAGATATTGTGGCCAAGCAGTAATCACTGGataccattttgttttccatcATATGCTATAAATCATAACTAGACAACTAATAAATGGATGTTTAACATTTTTATAGATTTCACGAGAGATTAATGTCTAGTCTGTTAGAAACAGAGGAACAGATGAAACGCAATGCCCAACGGTACGTCTCACTGAGTTGAAGAGAGAATGCTGTTATTTGTTGTGAGGATATtaatataggctacatcaacAGTTAACCAAGACAACGTACGTGTCCTCGTTTGGCTACGACTTCATCTGAGCACCTGTGAGAGTTGGGATGATTTTCTGCAAGCAAAGACTGGTACTCAAAAACTCAttcaacacttttacagtcCCAAAGATGCAATGTCAGgccctctgtgtgtttgtgtaaagccAGGACATGACCAAACACACTAGGACAGCTAAGACAGAAGTagaacatctctgtcagtcatGAATGTCACACCTGAATGTGAAGCGGAATATGACCTGGTGGTGTGGTCTACACTAGAAGAACTAGAGCAGTTCAGATCTGAATCAAAATTGGCTTTGCCAGCCCCGGAACTTATAGAGAGGGATTGAAAACATGCAGGTAAAGGTGGCACCAGCAGTGCCACATAATAATTCAGTTGACTTCAGAGGCCAGGTCTACGCACTACGCAGACTCTTGACTTCAAAACGGCAGGTCTACGCAGAGTGACAGTAGATTGAAAAGTCTGTGTTGTTTCACGAATCAGGAATTATATGTTATGAATCATCAACTCCCATGGCTAACGCTACCTGCTGGCATCTACGATGGCGTACTTCCGCCCCAGGGCTCATGCAGACTAGCGGGCACAGAttcctgtgcccccccccccccctacccacccactcacccGCCTCTGCCCCTCATGGGCACCACTCAGCCAATCAGCAGGGGGGCGATGTCGACCTGCCGCAACCTAGTGCCCACGCTAAAATAAATCCCTCTCTCCTGATGATTATTCATAACCTTAATCGCCAGGCCAGCAAGCCCCTAATCTGAGCTAAAGTaaacccccctacacacacacttccacccacccacccacccacacacacacacacactacacccgcAAACCCCTGAATGAATTAAACATCCCTTCTCATTGTAATGCTGAAATCACAGAAGGTGGACCGGAAGGTTGAGGGCAGGAATTAATACGGACTGGAGGTCACAACGACGCTCATGTTACACCGGGCATGATGCATGTATGTCCCTTATCTGCACTACAACATCACCTTACAGTGTTCAGCTGTTTATACacaggaaaagaggaagaggaaatgaCTTACCTTGATGAGAGAGGTGCAGACAATAGCTCCAGCATTAACCATAGGATTGTGGGGTTTATCTGTtaggaagaaaaaagaaagaaagaaaatataaTTTCCTGTAGCAGTATTACCGGTAGATTACATTAGATTAGatcagattcaactttattgtcattgtgcagagtacaagtacagagacaacaaaatgaaGTTTTGTCGGGGGGTTGGGGCAAGAAGGGGTGGAGGGAGACAGTGACTCAGTGAAAAtagcaacaaaaaaaataattttgtaaaGCTGCACTTAATATCTATACTTGGCCAATATTTCTGGAATCAATATGAGACATCACTCTTGGCTTGTGTGGATTTACTATACTGCACTCTGTACTGGGATGCACTGTACAGTATGGAGTCTAGCGCTCAGATAAGAGCTAGCACACACCACCGAGGTTACGTCACACGCAACGACCTCTAATCTGCTTAAGGGGAGAACATGACCCaccaaaatgataaaaaaaacaacgacacaaacactcacacactctctctctctctctctctctcacacacacacacacacactcacacacacacgtacacaagcgcacacacacacggcacagaaCTAACTCAATggaaaacaaaaatgtgtgtaccACTGGGATGTGTGAGTCCAGCAGCTCCTGCCCAGAGTGCACAGGAATGCAGGGCAGCTCTAGAAAAGCTTTAGCCaaaagtcaacacacacacacacacacacacctcctcagccACTGTCCAGGACAGGCAGCCGGAAATTCTGCTGATTGAGAGCTCTATCAGAGTCCTGAGGCACGGCCGATCATCCAGAGGGGAGAACGGATGCAGACATAGCAAGTGGACTAGTCTGGAGTAGCTATTGGACTAGTCTGgactatgtgtgtgcatgtacatctgtgtgtgtttgtgtgtgtgttatgagtgtgtgtgtgtagtatctacgtctgcgcgtgtgtgtgtgtgtgtgtttgagtgcgtgtgtgtctacgtctgcgtgtgtgtgtgtgtatgcttttgttagtgtgtgtgtgggcactcaCCTTCCTCGTTGAGGAAGAGCTTGTTGAAGCGCAGGCCGCTGGGCTCCTTGCCGATGAAGCGGTGCACGTAGTCGGTGCCGTGGTCATGCACAGCGATGGCGTACTTCAGAGGCTTCACGCACGACTGCAGACAGAACGGGACCTTGGTGTCGCCCGTCGTAAATCTGAGAGAGACGATGTGAAAAATCAAacattgttacacacacacatacactgggtGTCTGACAGGACAAGAGCCGGGAGCCAAATTATCGATCAgaca
The Alosa sapidissima isolate fAloSap1 chromosome 23, fAloSap1.pri, whole genome shotgun sequence genome window above contains:
- the glsa gene encoding glutaminase a isoform X5, which translates into the protein MMEHEEEDRKAGILPSLEDLLFYTIAEGQEKIPAHKFTTALKATGLWTGDPRLKECMEMLKVTLKTTSDGALDRHLFKKCVQSNIVLLTQAFRKKFVIPDFQSFTSHIDEIYEGAKMRSGGKVADYIPQLAKFSPDLWGVAICTVDGQRFTTGDTKVPFCLQSCVKPLKYAIAVHDHGTDYVHRFIGKEPSGLRFNKLFLNEEDKPHNPMVNAGAIVCTSLIKSGASNAEKFDYVMNFMNKLAGNEYVGFSNATFQSERLSGDRNFAIGYYLKEKKCFPEGTDMTAILDFYFQLCSIEVTCESASVMAATLANGGFCPITGERVLNPEAVRNTLSLMHSCGMYDFSGQFAFHVGLPAKSGVAGGILLVVPNVMGIMCWSPPLDKLGNSVRGIQFCTDLVHLCNFHNYDNLRHFAKKLDPRREGGDQRVKSVINLLFAAYTGDVSALRRFALSSMDMEQRDYDSRTALHVAAAEGHAEVVRFLLEACKVNPVPKDRWGNTPMDEAVHFGHHDVVTILQEYCTQYSPPEPTADKETAEKNLDGLL
- the glsa gene encoding glutaminase a isoform X8; this encodes MTLSGASNAEKFDYVMNFMNKLAGNEYVGFSNATFQSERLSGDRNFAIGYYLKEKKCFPEGTDMTAILDFYFQLCSIEVTCESASVMAATLANGGFCPITGERVLNPEAVRNTLSLMHSCGMYDFSGQFAFHVGLPAKSGVAGGILLVVPNVMGIMCWSPPLDKLGNSVRGIQFCTDLVHLCNFHNYDNLRHFAKKLDPRREGGDQRVKSVINLLFAAYTGDVSALRRFALSSMDMEQRDYDSRTALHVAAAEGHAEVVRFLLEACKVNPVPKDRWGNTPMDEAVHFGHHDVVTILQEYCTQYSPPEPTADKETAEKNLDGLL
- the glsa gene encoding glutaminase a isoform X7, whose amino-acid sequence is MCCEYIFAALGSVGNFDLCNRSMTLSGASNAEKFDYVMNFMNKLAGNEYVGFSNATFQSERLSGDRNFAIGYYLKEKKCFPEGTDMTAILDFYFQLCSIEVTCESASVMAATLANGGFCPITGERVLNPEAVRNTLSLMHSCGMYDFSGQFAFHVGLPAKSGVAGGILLVVPNVMGIMCWSPPLDKLGNSVRGIQFCTDLVHLCNFHNYDNLRHFAKKLDPRREGGDQRVKSVINLLFAAYTGDVSALRRFALSSMDMEQRDYDSRTALHVAAAEGHAEVVRFLLEACKVNPVPKDRWGNTPMDEAVHFGHHDVVTILQEYCTQYSPPEPTADKETAEKNLDGLL
- the glsa gene encoding glutaminase a isoform X6, which encodes MEMLKVTLKTTSDGALDRHLFKKCVQSNIVLLTQAFRKKFVIPDFQSFTSHIDEIYEGAKMRSGGKVADYIPQLAKFSPDLWGVAICTVDGQRFTTGDTKVPFCLQSCVKPLKYAIAVHDHGTDYVHRFIGKEPSGLRFNKLFLNEEDKPHNPMVNAGAIVCTSLIKSGASNAEKFDYVMNFMNKLAGNEYVGFSNATFQSERLSGDRNFAIGYYLKEKKCFPEGTDMTAILDFYFQLCSIEVTCESASVMAATLANGGFCPITGERVLNPEAVRNTLSLMHSCGMYDFSGQFAFHVGLPAKSGVAGGILLVVPNVMGIMCWSPPLDKLGNSVRGIQFCTDLVHLCNFHNYDNLRHFAKKLDPRREGGDQRVKSVINLLFAAYTGDVSALRRFALSSMDMEQRDYDSRTALHVAAAEGHAEVVRFLLEACKVNPVPKDRWGNTPMDEAVHFGHHDVVTILQEYCTQYSPPEPTADKETAEKNLDGLL